In Sphingomonas sp. JUb134, the sequence CGACGCAGACGCGCGGGCGGCGTTGGTCGCCAGCGCCGATGGTGATGGCCGCTTCCTGCTCAACCAGGCGGAGACGCTCTTCTCCATCCAGCTCGACGCGCCGCTGGACCCCGCCAGCCTTTCCGCGCTGCTCCAGCGGCGGATGGCGGTCTATGACAAGGATCGCGAGGGGCACTACAACCTCATCTCCGCGCTCCATAAGTCGCTGCGCGGATCGGATCCCCAGGCGGCGCTCTACTATCTCGCGCGGATGCTGACCGCGGGCGAGGAACCGCTCTACGTGCTGCGGCGGATCACGCGCTTCGCCAGCGAGGACATTGGCCTCGCCGACCCGCAGGCGCTGGTGCAGTGCCTCGCCGCCAAGGACGCGTACGACTTCCTCGGTTCGCCCGAGGGGGAACTCGCGATCGTGCAGGCGTGCCTCTATTGCGCGACCGCGCCCAAGTCGAACGCCGCCTACAAGGCGCAGAAGGCGGCGTGGCGATCGGCGAAGGAGACCGGCTCGCTGATGCCGCCGCACAACATCCTCAATGCCCCCACCAAGCTGATGAAGGAGATCGGCTATGGCGACGGTTATGCCTATGACCACGACAGCGACGACGGCTTCTCCGGCGCGAACTACTGGCCGGAGGAATTTCCGCCGCAGCACTTCTATGCCCCGACCGAGCGCGGCTTCGAGAAACGGCTGAGCGAGCGCATGGCGTGGTGGGACGCGCGGCGCCACGGCCGCAACCCGGACGCGGCAAGCTGACGGTCCCCGAGCACTTCACCCGCTTCGCCGCGATCGACTGGTCCGGCGCAAAGGGACACCGTCACAAGGGGATCGCGGTCGCGCTCTGCGAGACAGGCAGCGCCGCGCCCGAACTGGTGGCGCCGCCTCGCGGCATCTGGTCCCGCACGGACGTCCTCCACTGGCTGAACGCGCAGGCGGACACGCCGTTGCTGGTCGGGTTCGACTTCAGCTTCGCGCCGCCGTGGATCGAGCGGGGCGCCTATCTGCCGGGCGAGCCGACGCCTTCGACGGCGCGCGCGTTCTGGGCCTATGTCGACGCCGACTGCCCCGACCCGGATCTGGGCGCCGCTTCGTTCCTGGAGCGGCGGCGCGGCAGCCACTTCTATCTCGGCGCACAAGACGGGGCGAAGGCGCAGTTCCTGCACTACCGTCGGTGCGAAGCGGCTTATAACGCGAGCGGGATCGGCCGGGCCTCCACCCTCTATGACGCGATCGGTGCGGCCCAGGTCGCCAAGGCGAGCTTCGCGGGCATGCGATTGCTCCACCATCTGGGCTCTCATATCCCGATCTGGCCGTTCGACCCGCCGCCGGCGCACGGCGCACTGGTGGTCGAGATCTACACCACGGTCGCAGCGCGTGCGGCGGGCCTGCGCAAGGGGCTGAGCAAGCTGCGGGACCCCCACGCTCTCGACGCGGCGCTGGAGGCGCTCGGCAGCGGCCGGCACACGCCGCTCGACCGATATGACGACCATGCCACGGACGCGATCATGGCCGCGGCCTGGCTTAGGCGGATCGCCCGGGCACCCGAACTGTGGCAGCCCGCGGCGCTCACCCCCACAATTCGGCGAAGCGAAGGCTGGACCTTCGGCGTTCTCTGACGCAAGGGGGGCGCAACGCCGGTTTAGCTCAGCTGGTAGAGCAGCGGTTTTGTAAACCGAAGGTCGCGGGTTCGATTCCTGCAACCGGCACCAGCTTTTCCGCGGGTTTCAGATACTTCTGACCCGCGGAGAACGCGCAAAACGCGCACCTCGCTGCGGTTCGCAGCGTCACACGAGTCGGCACAGTCTGTTCCCCAGCCGTTCCGGCTGGCTCGCGCTCGCGCGCCTCCTTGATCGACATCCAGGGCTTTGGTCCCTGCCCGCGCCTCGGCGCGCTCCGTCCTCGCAAGCGCGCGGCTGACGACCCCGTTTCAGCCGGCGCTTTCGTGCGCCCATCGACTTCCCATTCGGGAGCCGAAACGATGTCGTTTACCCGCTCGACAGAGGCCGCCCTCACGGCCCGTCAGACCCGCCAGCTCACCAAGAAGTTCACTGCCCAGCTCACCGAGCGCGAGCGCGGCGCCGATCGTGCCGTTCGCCGGCACAGCTACGACGTCGACGACAGCCGTGCGCAGGTGTTCCGTCCAATCGGCGACGGCACCAAGCGCGGGGCAATGGGCTGGATCGACTGCCTCCTGCAGGTCGCGCGTGAGTACGACGATCAGCACCGAGACGACGGCGGCAAACGCCCACTCGGATGGACAGGCTTGGCAGTACTCGAGGTACTGCTCGGCCGACGCGGGCGCCGCCGGATCCCGATCGACTTCAAGACAGGGCGGCTCGATCCAGCGATCGACACGATCGCAGAGGCGACCGGTCTGGTCCGCGTCACCGTCGTGCGGGCCCTTGCCCGCCTCAAAGCGACGGGCTTCCTCCAATGGGTCCGGCGCTCACGGCGTACCGGAAACGACGGCCTCTTCGCTCCGCAGCGCAAGCAGACCAGCAACGCCTACTTCTTCGACCTCGGACAGCTGCCGAAGAACGTGCTGCAGCGCTTCCGCGACCTGCTGGGTCGAAAGCAGCGCGCGCAAGCTGCAGCTACCGACCGCGCGGTGGAGTCGCCGACAGAGGCGCCCGCCAACCACGCTGAACCTCAAGACAGCGGACTTCGCGCAGCAATCCGCTCCCTCTCTTGTAGCCTGAGCGCGAGTACACCTAGTTCACCCGCTATCCCGGTTCAGGGGTAAGGATGAAAGGAATGACCTCGCTAGGGCGAGGTCATGCTCCAGTAAGCTGCTCCCCCAGGCCGAAATGGCCCGCCCTACCCGCCCGACCGCCAAGACCCGGCTGTCGGAGCGTGGCGGCTTGCGCCGCCCCGGGGCTCGGCGAGGGGGAGGAGCACGAGCCGTGCCACTCTCTCCCCCGGCGTCGCGTCAGCGGCGCCCTTCCTCCCGGGTGAGGAGATCCGCCCAGGCATCGAACAGGACGCGACGTCGCTCCAGGTGCTGGGCTCGGTTGTACGCCGCCTCGACCTTGTCCTTTGCCGCATGCGCCAGCGCGCGATCGATCGCGTCACGTTCCTCGCGGAACCGCTCGTTGAGGATGGTTGAAAAGCTGGCTCGCCACCCGTGCGGCACGTGGCGGCCCGCGAACGACGTGCGCGCATAGAGCGCGCCGATCGCCGCCTCGCCGATCGGCCGGCCGGCGCTACGGCCGGGAAATACCAGCTCGTCCGCCCCGGGGAGGGCGCGCGCAGCGCGCAGGACCTCCACTGCGCCCGGGCTGAGCGGCACCAGGTGGTCGTTGCGCGGGTCGGTCTTCTTCGCGGCCGCCAGCTTCATGCGTGCCGCCGGCACCCGCCAGAGCGGCGCCGGCCCGTCGAGGTCCTCGAACTCGTCCCAGCGGGCGCCGCGCACCGCCGCGAGGCGAACAGCGGTCAGCGCCAGGAATCGAGACGCGAGTTTCACCGCCGGCGCCGCGTCGACCAGCTCGGCCGCGGCGAGCAGCGCGCGCACGTCGTCCAGCTCGAGCAACGCCGGCTGCTGCCCGCGCTGCCCAGGCGCCTGCATGGCGCGGCCGATCACGGCCGCGGGATCATGCTCGCACCAGCCCTCCGACTGCGCGAAGGCGAATATCATCGAGACGCGCTGGCGCAGCCGGCGGGCGGTCTCGCGCGCGCCGCGCGCTTCGACGATGCGCAGCGCGTTCAGCACCACCGGCGGGGTGATCGCCGCGAGCGGCATGGTGCCGATCGCGGGGAACACGTCGCGCTCCAGGCTCGCCAGCACGTCGCCGGCGTGCACCGGCGTCCAGCGCGGCGCCTGGTGCGCGTGCCAGGCGCGGCCGGCCGCCTCGAACGTCGCCGGCTTCTCGGCGCCGGCCGACGTCGGCGTGCGCGGATCCTCGCCGCGGCCGAGCTGCTCGCGCGCCAGGTCGCGCCGCTCCCGCGCTTCGGCGAGCGACACCTCCGGCCAGGTGCCAAAGGTCAGCAGCTGCTCCTTGCCGCCGATTCGGAACTTCAGCCGAAACGACTTCGTGCCCGTCGGCGCGACGTGCAGAAATAGCCCCTGCCCGTCTGTCATCTTGTACGGGCGCGCGTCGGGGCGCGCGGCCTTGATGGTCGCGTTGGTCAGCATTCGAACCTCGGTTATGCTAGTGCCGAGCACAGGTGCTCGGACGGGGGGAGCTAATGGTGGGTACGGATATCGACGCGCACTTGGTGGGCTATGCGCAGGGGCTGCTGCAGGATGGCGTACGCGTCTGGGTTGCCCGACTGGGCATCAAGGAGAACTTGCGAATCCACGGCATCCACATCGCTGATGACACAAAGGCCGTTTTCTTGGAGCTGGACGGCGGCCATCGCATGATGATGGCGCCCGGTCAGCTGGGGTCTATTTTCGCAGATGCACCCGGCCGCTAGCACACGCACGGCAGCCCGCTTTCTGCTCGAAAGCACGAACTCGTCGTATCTGCGGCGGACAATCCCTCCGCCGCGGCGATCGGCAGGCGGCGGTTTTCCGCGGCCTTCAGGCGGTCGGCCGGGGTGCGATACCCCGGCCAATACCCCCGATCAGAAGTTGCGAACGATCAGCTCGGTGACCTTCTTGGCGCCGGCGCGGCTGGCGGTGCCGATCGTCCAGGTCGTGTCGACGTCCTCGACGTTGAAGCGGGCGAACACGTCGCGGCTGCCCTCGGTGGCGTTGATCGACAGGATGAACTTGCCGGCGATGCCGGCGAGCTGGTCGGCCAGCTGGGCGAAGTCGTCGCGACCGAAGGCGTCGGCGCCATAGTCGCCCTCGCTGCCCCAATAGGGCGGATCGAGGTAGAACAGCGTGTTGGCGCCGTCATAGCGCCGGATCAGATCTGCATAGGGCAGCTGCTCGACCACGACGCGCTCGAGGCGGGCGTGCAGCACCGCCAAGTCCGCGCGGACGCGGCCGGCGTCAAACCGGGTGCCGGCATCGCGCGAAACACCGAACCCGCGGCCGACCACCTTCCCACCGAATGCCAGGCGCTGCAGGTAGAGGAAGCGCGCTGCGCGCTCGATGTCGGTCAGCGTGGTGGGGTCGACGCGCTTCAGCCGCTCGAACTCCTCGCGGCACGCCGGCATCCACTGCAGCTCGTCGACGAGCGGCTGGTAGTGGCGCTTCGCGATGCGGAACAGGTTGGCGACGTCGCTCGACAGGTCGTTGATCACCTCGGCAGTCGGCCGGCTCGATCGGCGCAGGAAGATCCCGCCCATGCCGACGAAAGGCTCCGCATAGGTGCGGTGCGGCGTCGCATCGATGATGGCGCACAGGCGCTTCGCCAGGTTGCGCTTGCCGCCGATGTAGGGCGCAGGGGTACGGATCGCGGTGGTCGCGCTCATGCAGTCGGTTGTCCTTCAGGGAAGAAGCACGTCGGCTACGCGCGCTGAGTGGCCGCCGGCCGAGAATGGCCGTCGGTGCCCGCGCCGATCGGCGCGAGAGGGGGCGAGTTTGCGAAATTGCGCAAACTGGCGATCTGGAATGTGGGTGGCTTCAGGGAATACGCTGGCTGGAGCGCCATGCGGCCTCACCCGGGTCCGGTACCGGGTGGTTAGCCGCGCAGAGTAGGCACTGCGCCCCGCGTATTCCCCGAAGGTCTTCTATTTCGCAGGCCACCCGGCGAACCGGTCAGCCTACTTCCGCGCGCGCGGGCCCCACTTAACGGCTAAGTTCCGAGGGGCGGCGCTCATATGACACGGCGGCAGATAGTGGTCGAGGTGCTACTCGCGCGGGCAGTTCGCCGGCGCAACGCCGGTCTGCCAGATCGCCTCGAGGCACTGGCGTTCGGTACGCCCTGCCACGATCCGGGTGTTGAGCCGGGCGACGGCGGCGGCCGCTTCGGCCAGGCGCTCGACCAGCTCGGCGAAGATGCCCTTGTCGATCGTCATCAGCTCGCCGGTCGGCGCGGCCGAAAGCGGCTTCAGCGTCTCGGTCTTCTGCAGCTCAGCGGACTGCGGCGGGATCCTCGCCCGCTCGGTTCGCTCGAGCGATGGACGCGTTGAGGGCGTCGCGCACGCCGTCGACAGGAGCGGCAGGCAGATCAGCGCCACCAGGCGCAGGCGGAACGGTATCGATCGCATTGCGGATCTCCTCGATCGTGGAGTGGAGCTGGGCGTCGGTGAGCGCCTCGGCCCGGGCGGTGCGCGCATCGATGGCGCGCGCGACGTCGACGGCGGTGCGTTCGTCCCCGCGGGCTTCGGTGAGGACCTGGTTGCGCTTCTCGGCGCCGGCCGCGCGCACCTGGTCGCCGCCGGCGGCGCGGCCGCTGCCGTAGATCCACGCGATCGCGGCCGCGGTGACGCCGGCGATCGCCAGCACGACCAGCGCCCAGGCGACCAGCTTCGCCGCCCGCGCGGGCACGCCGGCGCGGATCGCGAGCTTGGCGAGCTGCCCGATCATGCGACACCCTGCAGGCAGAGCGCGCGCTCGCGGCCGCGGCGGAGCGTCAGGCCGCGCACGACCTTCAGCGGCCGCCCGGCCTTGTTCCAGAGGGTGAAGGCATCGCAGGCCTCGGCCCAGCGCCGGGCGCGGAAGCGCTTGGCCGCCGTGGATCCACAGAAGCCGTTGGTGCCGATGTTGTAGGCGAGCGAGATCGCGGCCGCGCGCTGGCGATCGCGGCCGGCGTCCCAAAGCTGCGGCACGCACGCCTTCACCGCCAGCGCGTGCGTAGACAGCGCCTGGTCGAGCAGCTGCGCGCACTGCGCCTCGGTGTAGGTCTGCCCGAGCTTCACGCCGCGCGTGATCCCGTCGCAGGCGGTCGCGATGCCGGCGAGATCGAGATACGCCTTCAGGTACTGCGGCCCGGCGACGTGCCGCACCGTTGCCTCGCCCGCCGGCGTGATGGTCACCTCGACCTTGCGGCCGCTCTCGTCGGCCGGGACGTTGGTCAGCAGCAGCGAGGCGGCGATCGCGCCGACGATCGCGACCAGGCCGCCCTTCTTCGCGGTGGTCTTACTCGCCATCGGCTTCCTCCTGGGGAATGACGCGGACGACCAGGACGACGGCGAACAGCGCCGCGCCGATCGCGCGCTCGAGGTTGTCGGGAAGCCGCTCGCGGATCTCCGCCGGCAGGTTGGCCCAGAGCGCAAGCGCCTGGTCGGGAAAGGCAGTCAGCAGCGCGAACAGCAGCGAGCCGAGCGCGGACACGCGCACGGACCACCAGCGCCGCGCCTGGCGCCAGTCGATGGTCTTCATGATGATCTCCGGAGAAGGCGGCAGCCGGCCGCCGGCGGTCAGATGCGCGGGGAGGTCGCGATCGCGAACGGTGCCAGCGCGATCGGCGCGGTCCGGGTGCGCAGGCTGCGGCGCAGGCCGCGCGCGATCGGCGCGGCCGAGACGGTGAATTGCAGGGCGGTGCCGATCAGCACCAGGGTGGTTGCGTCCATCACCGCTGCATCTCCTTTGCCGCCTTCATCATCTCGAGCGTCGTCTCGATCCGGATGGTCCGGCCGTCGATCTTCGTCAGGACGTCGCCCTTTGCCGCATCGGACCGCTCAAGCGATTCGATCCGCCGGGTGTTGTCCTCGAGCTGCTTGTCGCGGCCGCCGTCGGCGCGCAGTGCGCCGCTGATCACGAAGGCCGCGCTCACAAGCGCGCAGACGATGCCGATCCCGTCTTTCCAGCTCGGCTTCGCGCTGGGTGCGTCGGTCATGCCGGCAGCCGATCGGCTGCCCGGGTGAGCATCTTCATAGGTTCCTCCCCGCCCGGGTGTGGCTTAGCCGACCGCCGAGCGCAGCCGGGACAGGAAGCCCGGCAGCGGGACGATGTGCAGCGAGAGTTCGCTGTCGAGCTTGTAGACCGGCGCGAGCCGCTCCAGCTCGCCCAGGAGCCACGTGTACCGCGGGTCGGTGGTGACCACCTTCAGCTCTGCCAGGAACGCTGCGCGCTCGGCAGCCTTCGCGTCCGCCTGCGCCTGGTCGTATGCGATCGCGGCCGCCATCGCTGCGTCGCGCTCTTCCTGGGTGGTCACGACGTAGGTCGGCTTGGGTTCTTCGGCCATGCTTCTTCTCCGAATTGCATTGCGGGGGATTATTCCTCGGTCTCGACGATCGAGAGGTTCTGGCCGATGCCGTCCTGGGTCGGGCTGCCCGAGGGGCCGGGACCGAAGCTGGTGGACACCAGCTCGGCGACATATTCGACCTGCGTGCCGCCCGAGCTGTCCGTGACCGTGAGGGAGCCGCCGAGGCTCTCTTCATACGTCGCCGGGTTGGCTTGCCCGCCGTAGCTGCTGCGCCGCCAGGACCCGGTGGCCGTGAACCGGCCGATCTCCGTCGTGCCGCGCAGCAGCCGGACGACGGCGCTGGAGGAGCCCGTCCCGGCAGTCTGGACGGAATTCTGTTGGGCCTGGCGGGTGTAGGAATAGCTGACCACCACCTTACGCGGGCGGCCGCCGCTCTCGATCTGTCCGGTCGACACCCTGCTGCCCGAGGTCTGGACCGCGTTTTTGCGCACGCCGGCGCTCAGCGACCCGCCGAAGTAAGCGCTGCCATCGGTCTTCAGGTAGAAGGTGGCGTTCGCCTCGGTGCAGTTGGCAAGGCTGCTCTGCACCGGCCCGAACCACTCGATGAACTGGTTGTTCGATCCGAAGCCCGTTCCCGAGACCTTCATCACGCTGCCGTTGTTGAAGGTGACGCGGCCCGACGTGAGATCGAAGGTGGTGACGCCATTCACCGAACGGAGGGAACCCGCATCGATGTCGTTGGCCGACAGCTTGCCGTTCACCCGCACCTGGCCGTCCCGCACCTCGAGCGCGCGAGCGTTGCCCAGGTAGATCGCGTCCGCCGCCAGCTCGATCGCGGAGGCCCGCACGCCAGGCGAGCTTTCCGCGTACATCGTCAGGCGGGCGGCCGAGGTGCCCGCCTGGACCGTGTTCTGGAGATAGGCAGCGGTCTTGCCCTCCAGCGTCGCGATCGCGCTGGCCTGCTGGCTGACGGAGGCGATCTGGGACGCGGTGATGTCCCGGGTGCTCCCGGGTTGGTACGCGTTCCACTCGGTCTGACCCTCGCGCGCCTGCCCGAAATAGGCACGCCAGAGGAAGAGCCAGCTATCGGTCTCGTTGGCGAAGGTGTTGAACTTGCGGATCTGCAACCGGGCAGTGGCGGCGCCGGGCGGCGCCTTGACCGCCTTCACGCCGATCTTCGCGTACCCGCTCGGCAGACGGCCGCCCCAGATCGTCGACGTCGTGCGGTCCGAATAGGTGACGCCCTTGATATCGCCGTCCACCCCGAACCACTCGACCAGCACCTCGACGGGGCAGCGGTGCGCGCCGAGCTCCATGTAGAACTGGAACCACTCGCCCTCGTAGACGGGGATTGCCGCGCCCCACGATCCCCACACGCTATCCCCGGAGGTGCGACCGGTCTGCTGGACCGACTTCACCGTCTGCCCGGGAATGAACCACTCGGCCTGCGTGTTGAACCCGATCGAGCTGATGTTCGGGTTGCCGGTCGTATAGTCGACCCAACCGGCCGAGTTGTTGAGCCACTCGCTGTTTACGGCGAAGTTGCCGCCGCGGACGCCGTACTGCGCCGAAAGCGTCGCGCTGGATTGCGCGGCCGCTGCGCGGTCGCTCGCGATCGACGCCTGCGACGTGGCGGTGCTGGCACTTGCCGCGGCGCTGTCGGCGCTGCCCTTCGCGTTGCCGGCGTGGGTGGCGGCGGTGCTTGCGCTGGTAGAGGCGGCATTCGCCGAGCCGGCTGCACCGCTGGCGCTGCTGGCCGCCGACGACTGCGCCGCCTCCGCCCTGCCCTGCGCCGTCTCGGCGGCCGTCTTCGACGTGCTCGCGGCCGTCGCCGACTGCGCCGCCTCGCTCGCCTTCGTCGAAGCCGTGTTCGCGCTGGTCGCCGCCGCGCTGGCGCTCCCGGCTGCCGAAAGCTCGGCCGTCGCGTCCTCGAACGCATAGGAGGCGATCTGGACGATCGGCGACCCGCCGAACCGCCGCATGTACGGGCGCACATAGGCAGCGGTGGGGTAGGACGCGAGCAGGTCGTCGCAGGAGACCGAGCGCGCGTAGCTGACCCAAGCGTCGTCTGCCGACCGGCTGAACTGGTTCTGCGTCGTTTCGGTCAGGAGCGCGCCCGTGCCGTCGTAGACACACCAACCGGGCCGGACCAGGCCGCCTTCGGCCGTCGCCAGGTACCGCATGTCCATCGTCGCGCGGTACGTGCGCCCGGCGATCACCGGCAGGAACCCCTTCGGCGAGATCCGCCAGGAGCCCTGGAACTGCGCCACCCGCCCCTTGCTCGCGAGGTTCACGAACTGCCAGCTCGCCGGCAGATCGGTGGGCGCGAAGCTGCTGCTGCCGGTCCAGTACTTGCCGTCGTCGACGAACGCCTTCGGGAGCGTCGCGGCTGCACCGGCGACCGCGGCCGCTGCGGACGTTGACGCGACGCCGGCCTGGGAGGTTGCGGTGTTCGCGGCGCCGGTGGCGGTGGTGGCGCTGGTCGCCGCGTTGTCCTGGTACGTCTTGGCGTTGCCGGCCGCCGTCTCGGCCGCGGTCTTCGCGCTCGAGGCGGACGATGCGCTGGTACCGGCGGCGCTGGCGCTGGTGGCAGCACTGCTGGCGGAGTCCGCTGCGGCCGCTGCCTTCTCGCCCGCGGCGGTCGCGCTCTGCGCTGCGGCGCCGGCGCTCGTCGCCGCCGAGTTCTTCGATCCGGCTGCGTCACTGGCGGCGCTCGAGGCATTGGTCGCGCTGGTCGACGCGTTGCCGGCCGACGTCGCGGCCGACGTCGCGGATGCCGACGCGGCGCTCGCGCTCTGGCCTGCGGCGTCCGCCTTCGACGTAGCGGTGCTGGCCGAGCCGGCTGCAGCGCTCGCGCTCGAGGCGGCGGCCTCGCGGGCGGTCACGTCCTTGATCGCGATGTTTGCGATCACGGTGACGGTGTCGCTGCTGGCGAGCCGGTTCGCCAGGAACGAGATCCGCAGCCACTTCGCGTCCGGATAGTCGTCGCAGTTGACGATCGTCGTCAACGTCTGCGGATCGCTGCTGGTGGTACCCGGAAAACCGATGATCTGGGTGCGGCTGCCCGGTGCGGCGGAATAGTCGCCCAGCAGCGCGCTCACGTTGTAGCGGGCAGTGAAAGCGGCGACGAAATTGCTGACCCGCTGCCGGATGCTCAGCTCGTACTTGCGCCCGGGGATGCACGGCACGACGCCCTTGTGGCTGATCAGCCGGCTGCCGCCAGTGATGCTGATCGCCGGGCCGAACACCGGATCGTTGACCTTCGCCGCATAGCTCGCGGTGGTGATGGTCGCCTGCGCGGCCGGCGCTCCGGTCCCGCCGTTCGTGAACATCGTCTCGTCGGCGGTGCTGTCCGGCAGCAGGGCGACGGCGGCCGCGATCGCGGTGCCCGAGGCGGTGGTAGCGACGCCGGCCTGCGTCGTCGCCGTCGACGCCGATCCTGCCGCCCCGCTCGCGCTGTTGGACGCGTTGGTCGCATAGGTCTGCGCCTGGCCGCGCGCCGTCTCCGCCGCGGTCTTGGCGCTGTCGGCCGCCGAAGCGCTGGTGCCCGCCGCATTGGCGCTCGTCGCAGCGTTCGAGGCGCTTCCTGCGGCTGCCGTCGCCGAGTTGGCGGCGGCCGACGCCTTGTCGCCGGCGGTGGTGGCAGCGGAGCCGGCAGTGACGGCCGACGACTGCGCCGCCGACGCGCTCTGCCCTGCAGCGTCCGCCTTGGTACCGGCGGTCGAGGCGGACGTCGCCGCGGCCGTTGCGGAGTTTGCCGCCGCCGTTGCGCGATCGTCGGCGCTCGTTGCGGAAGAGGCCGCATTCACCGCCGACGTCTGAGCGGCCGACGCACTCTGCCCCGCTTCCGTCGCCTTCGTGGTGGCGGTCGAGGCGGAACCGGCCGCGGCGGTCGCAGCAGTCTCGGCCGCCAGCTGCGCCGTGGCATCCTGGAAGGCGAAGGAAGCGACCTGGACGGTCGGTGCCTGGGAGAAGCGGCGGGCGACCGGTCGCACATACGCGGCGCCCGGATAGGCGGCGACCAGGTCCTCGGCGCTGATCGTGCGGACGATCGTGCGCCAGGCGTCGAGATCCATGACGAACTGCGACGACAGCAGCTCGCCCAGGAGGGCGCCGGCGGCGTCGTAGACCAGCCACGAAACGCGCGCGGTGCCGCTCGGGCTCGAGGAGAGATAGCGCAGTTCGATCGCCTGGCGGTAGCTCCGCCCGGCCGCGATCGGCATTACACCCTTGGGGGCGAGGTACCAGCTGCCGGTGTACTGCGCGACGCGCCCCTTCCCCTCCGCAGTCACGAACTGCCAGTTCTGGTTGAGCGGCGTGGGTGCGAAGCTGCTGTCGCCCGTCCAGTAGCTGCCGTCGTCGCCGAACCCGATCGGGAAGGTGCTGGCGGCCGACGCCAGCGCGGCGTTGGCCGAGGTCGACGCGACGCCGGCCTGCATCGATGCGGTGCCGGCGCTGGTGGCGGCGTCGCTCGCGCTCGAGGAGGCGTTCGAGGCGTAGGTCTGCGCCTGGCTGCGCGCGGTTTCGGCCGCCGTTTGTGCCGTCTGCGCGGCCGACGCCTTCTGGCCCGCATCGTTGGCGCTGGTGGCAGCCGTCGACGCCGAGGTCGCCGCAGCGGTCGCGGACTTCTCCGCGGCGGCCTGCGAGGTCACGTCCTCGATGCGGAGCACGGCGAGCTGCATCGTCGCGCCGCTGTTCGCGGTGCCCGCGCTGTTCAGCGCGATGATCGGGCGGAAATAGGCAGCCGAGCCCAGATCGGCGGAGGTGACGGTCTGGGTGTATTCCACCCAGCCCGCAGAAACCTTGTCGCCGATGCCCGTGCGCAGCGCCCAGGCGGTGGTGCCGTCGTACCCGCCGCCGGCGGAATGGCGGACGAAGCCGATGTAGCAACCGTTGGAGCCGGTCGCATCGACGGTCGTGCGGAAGCGCGCCGTGAGCTTGAAGGTGCGGCCGACGCCGGTCGGCAGCCAACCGCGCGGCGTGATGATGACGCGATCGCGCGCGACCTCGAGGACCTGGCCCTCGCCGGCCGCGTTGACCACCGTCCCGATCGCGAGCGCCGGCAGCGTGTCGGGGCTGCCATTCGTGGCGCCGAGGCCGAAGAACTCCCGGTTCGCAGGCCGATCGGGAAGCGTGGGCGCCTTGTTGACCGTC encodes:
- a CDS encoding DNA adenine methylase, which translates into the protein MSATTAIRTPAPYIGGKRNLAKRLCAIIDATPHRTYAEPFVGMGGIFLRRSSRPTAEVINDLSSDVANLFRIAKRHYQPLVDELQWMPACREEFERLKRVDPTTLTDIERAARFLYLQRLAFGGKVVGRGFGVSRDAGTRFDAGRVRADLAVLHARLERVVVEQLPYADLIRRYDGANTLFYLDPPYWGSEGDYGADAFGRDDFAQLADQLAGIAGKFILSINATEGSRDVFARFNVEDVDTTWTIGTASRAGAKKVTELIVRNF
- a CDS encoding tyrosine-type recombinase/integrase; protein product: MLTNATIKAARPDARPYKMTDGQGLFLHVAPTGTKSFRLKFRIGGKEQLLTFGTWPEVSLAEARERRDLAREQLGRGEDPRTPTSAGAEKPATFEAAGRAWHAHQAPRWTPVHAGDVLASLERDVFPAIGTMPLAAITPPVVLNALRIVEARGARETARRLRQRVSMIFAFAQSEGWCEHDPAAVIGRAMQAPGQRGQQPALLELDDVRALLAAAELVDAAPAVKLASRFLALTAVRLAAVRGARWDEFEDLDGPAPLWRVPAARMKLAAAKKTDPRNDHLVPLSPGAVEVLRAARALPGADELVFPGRSAGRPIGEAAIGALYARTSFAGRHVPHGWRASFSTILNERFREERDAIDRALAHAAKDKVEAAYNRAQHLERRRVLFDAWADLLTREEGRR
- a CDS encoding DUF7940 domain-containing protein, producing MKTIDWRQARRWWSVRVSALGSLLFALLTAFPDQALALWANLPAEIRERLPDNLERAIGAALFAVVLVVRVIPQEEADGE
- a CDS encoding lysozyme, with translation MASKTTAKKGGLVAIVGAIAASLLLTNVPADESGRKVEVTITPAGEATVRHVAGPQYLKAYLDLAGIATACDGITRGVKLGQTYTEAQCAQLLDQALSTHALAVKACVPQLWDAGRDRQRAAAISLAYNIGTNGFCGSTAAKRFRARRWAEACDAFTLWNKAGRPLKVVRGLTLRRGRERALCLQGVA
- a CDS encoding replication-associated recombination protein A, whose amino-acid sequence is MADLFAAFDPPAPAEVPTTGPLADRLRPRRLEEVVGQSHLTGPEGAIGRMVAAGKLSSMVLWGPPGTGKTTIARLLADAVGLRFASISAVFSGVADLKKVFAEARDHGRLGRRTLLFVDEIHRFNRAQQDGFLPYVEDGTVTLVGATTENPSFELNAALVSRAQVLILRRLDAEALETLLTRAEEAEGRPLPLDADARAALVASADGDGRFLLNQAETLFSIQLDAPLDPASLSALLQRRMAVYDKDREGHYNLISALHKSLRGSDPQAALYYLARMLTAGEEPLYVLRRITRFASEDIGLADPQALVQCLAAKDAYDFLGSPEGELAIVQACLYCATAPKSNAAYKAQKAAWRSAKETGSLMPPHNILNAPTKLMKEIGYGDGYAYDHDSDDGFSGANYWPEEFPPQHFYAPTERGFEKRLSERMAWWDARRHGRNPDAAS